TCTTTAGGAAGTCCATTTGTATCTACATTTGCTAAAGTTGGTGTTACGGCAGCTGCAGGTATCATTAACTTTGTAGTCATTACAGCAGCGATGTCAGGCTGTAATAGCGGAATTTTTAGTGCAGGACGCATGCTTTATACACTTGGTGTAAACGGTCAAGCACCTAAATTCTTTACAAAAATTTCTCGCAACGGTGTTCCAATTTACAGTACACTCGCTGTTATGATTGGATTAGTAATTGGTGTTATTTTAAACTACATCGCTCCACCTAATGTATTTGTTTATGTATACAGTGCTAGCGTGCTTCCGGGAATGATTCCTTGGTTCATTATTCTTATCAGCCAAATTCGTTTCCGTAAAGCTAAAGGTGCTGAAATGGATAGTCATCCTTTCAAAATGCCTTTTGCGCCTGTAACGAATTATGTAACCATTGCTTTTTTACTAATGGTGCTTGTAGGCATGTGGTTTAATGATGAAACGCGTATTTCACTTATTGTAGGGATTATTTTCCTCGCTCTCGTTGTCATTAGTTTTTACGCATTCGGAATAAATAAACGTATGATACCTGATACAGAGAACGATCAAATAAAGAAATAAATATGCTTTTTCATCATTGAAAGGCAAAACAAAAAACGGCTGAGAAAAGCCGTTTTTTGTTTTGTTTAAATGAAAGACATAAGAAAAAATGTTATTGTGTGCTGATAGTTTGGATAAACTATATTCGTTCATATAACGTAAAGGAGCGAATGTCATGAGAAGTCACAGATATATTATCAAAGGGTCATTAAAAGCTGATGAAGTTGCTAAAGATTTGGAATTGCAGCTGGACATAAACCGAATGTCGGATGTCAGAATTCTTTCGGTAAATGCACAAAACGAAATACTCGTTCAAATGCAGGAGGAGAACGAGGATGCAGGAGATGTTATTGATGTATTTATGAAAGAGTATAAAACAGGAGAAATTATTGAATAGCACGTAATTGAGAAGAATATTGAGTGGTTTCGTTGAATAAATAAAAAGAAAACACCTTTATTTTTTATTGAAAAAGGAACGCACGTAAGAAAACTTCTTGTTTATCAAGAAGTTTCTTTTGTATCTGAACATTAGTTTGTATATGTAGAAAGAGGTGATGAAGGTGAAAAGAAATAGTGAGGGTCACGTCTTTTTTATTATTCTCGGAGGCCTGTTTATTTTAATAGGTACACTTTTTGCAAATACTTCCGTTTATTTTCTCATCTCCGGATGGATAGCAGCTGTCTGTTGCTTAGGAATCAGCGCTCTACTAAAGAAAGGAAAAACAAAATCAGTCAGTAAAGAGGATGAACAATAATAATTTTTATATAAAGATGGAAATTAAATATATGAAAAGGAAGAATGGATATCCATTCTTCCTTAAGTCATGGTGTGTATGAAATTGTCTTAGAAACGTCCGCCGCCAAGTTGTTGCTCAGCTAATTGCACAAGACGTTTTGTGATTTCGCCGCCTACTGATCCGTTTGCACGTGCAGTAGTGTCAGCTCCTAAGTTTACTCCGAACTCGCTAGCGATTTCATATTTCATTTGATCGATTGCTTGTTCAGCTCCGTATACTAATAATTCATTATTATTGCTGCTTTTGTTGTTTGCCATTGTATTCAACTCCTTTCTGTAACGTTAAGGTGTGAATAAAGGAAGAAGAATATGCAACAAACTGATATTTATTTTGTAAAAAACGTATTTTTACGTTGTTTGTCCTTCTAGAAGCTTAACTGGAAGACAGATTTCATGAGGTACATTGCTAAATTCTCCTTCAATTTCTTTTAGTAAAATATCAATGGCCGTTTGAGCAATCGATTCAATTGGCTGTTGAATTGTAGTTAGACCAGGTAACAAAGCCTGACTGGTTTCCGTTCCGTCATAACCCACGATTTTTAAATCTTTTGGGATGCTTTTTCCTCTTTTTTGTGCTTCCGCAACTACTAAAGCTGCAAGTAAGTCATCGCTTGCAAAAATACCATCTACTTCCGGATGTTCTTCAAAAACCCTCGAGATAGTTTCTTGCTGAATGTTGCGGTCAAAGGTATTTGAAATTTCATACGTGATAGGCTGTTTTCCGTACTTTTTCATCACGTTTTCATAAGCTTTCCTTCTTAAGTTAGCTGGAGTTTCAAGTTTAAGGGGGCCGTTAATATGAATAATATACTTACAATCTTTTGAAATGAGCAATTCCGTGGCTTGTTTTCCTCCAGAATAGTTATCAGAAGATACGGTAGGAATATCTTTTGATAAATAATGATCCACTGCTACCACAGGAAGACTTTGACTTTCGGAATCAAAAATACCTCTATTGTAAGTAACGGCAATAACACCATCTACCTGATTTCTGATGAGCATTTCTACATATTTTTTTTCTTTATCAATTCGATTAAGACTATTACAAAGAAGTACTTTGTAGTTAAGGGAAGCACATATACTTTCAATGTGAAAGGCTAACTCTCCGAAAAAAGGGTTGCTCGTTTGCGGGACAATCATACCGATTAAATTTGTTCGCTTATTAAATAATGAACGCGCAATATCATTTGGGAAATAATTAATTTCTTTCATTGCTGTATAAACATTTTCTCGCGTTTCTTTGCTTATGTAACCACGGTTATTTAATACACGAGAAACTGTAGTCGGTGAAACACCTGCAATTTTTGCTACATCACTAATTTTGGCTTTCATCTAGTTTCCTCCTAATTTTTCCAAACCCTTGCTTTTATAGTATATATCAGACATATAAAAGCCTTAAAATAAATGCAATGAAGCAAGTAGCTTTCCAGTCGTTACGTTTTATTTTGATCGATAAAATCTATGTAAGGATTGTAAACGTTTTATTAAACAATTTAAACATACCACATAGCCCACTTTTACGCCTAATACAATCTTTTTACAATATAAAATATGAAACCGGTTGACATGAAATTAAATTGAAAGCGCTTTCATTTCGTTAGATAAAAGATTTTATATCTTAAGCTAAAGGGGTAACTAAAATGAAAAGTTCAAAAAGTTTATATTGGAAGCTGAGTGCCTATTTTTTCTTTTTTACGTGGTCGTCGAGCTACTCTTTATTTTCTATTTGGTTAGGGCAGGAGATTAAGCTGAACGGATCAGCTACGGGCTTAATCTTTTCTGTAAACGCTATCTTTGCTTTGTGCATGCAGCCTTTGTACGGATATATATCTGACAGGATAGGTTTAAAGAAACACATTTTATTTTTTATTAGCTGTCTTTTAGTATTTGTAGGACCATTTTATATTTTTGTTTACGGGCCTTTGCTTCTATGCTAACAAATAAAACTCTTTCTAACAGCTATGTAGTAGAAGTAAATGAGGACTTGCTAGAGATACAAGCTGCATTTGGTTTAGCGGACTGCCAAGCTTCATCGGTAGGAATAAAAATTCGTGGAATAAACAATGAAGAAACGCTTATGTGTTACAACCTTAATGAGCAAAAGCTATTGCTTGACTGTACTCACTCGGGAAAAGAAGATGGAGTTAGGAAAGTAGCGTTACAAGCAGGTAAGACACTAGCTTTACGAATATTTGTGGACCGTTCTTCTATTGAAGTATTTGCAAACGAAGGACAAGCTACCATGACAAGCCGTATTTATCCAACAGAAAGCAGGCTAGGAATTGAGTTATTTACTGAAGGAGGAGACGTAATAGTAAAAGAGTTAACATATTGGAATTTAAAAGATATTTGGGGGTAAAATACAGAGGAAGAAAAGTATATTAATACTTCTTCTTTTTTGAGCATTTAATAGCTCTTCAACAAACTGGGGATAAATAAATGGATAAGGCACTTTAGATTAAAAGTACGTGCAAATACGATATAATAGTAAAAGAGATAATGAATGAAAGAGAAAATGTCCTGCTTTAAGATGCCCAGAAGAAAGCAGGGTAGAGTAGGACTACTACGCTTATAAAACAACAATCAGTAAAGAAAAGAATTATGTTTTAAGACACAAAAAGAAAAGGAGATACGATGACTAATCAA
This sequence is a window from Priestia aryabhattai. Protein-coding genes within it:
- a CDS encoding alpha/beta-type small acid-soluble spore protein, coding for MANNKSSNNNELLVYGAEQAIDQMKYEIASEFGVNLGADTTARANGSVGGEITKRLVQLAEQQLGGGRF
- a CDS encoding LacI family DNA-binding transcriptional regulator, giving the protein MKAKISDVAKIAGVSPTTVSRVLNNRGYISKETRENVYTAMKEINYFPNDIARSLFNKRTNLIGMIVPQTSNPFFGELAFHIESICASLNYKVLLCNSLNRIDKEKKYVEMLIRNQVDGVIAVTYNRGIFDSESQSLPVVAVDHYLSKDIPTVSSDNYSGGKQATELLISKDCKYIIHINGPLKLETPANLRRKAYENVMKKYGKQPITYEISNTFDRNIQQETISRVFEEHPEVDGIFASDDLLAALVVAEAQKRGKSIPKDLKIVGYDGTETSQALLPGLTTIQQPIESIAQTAIDILLKEIEGEFSNVPHEICLPVKLLEGQTT